Below is a window of Clavibacter michiganensis subsp. tessellarius DNA.
GTCGGCGCCCGCCCCGTCTGATCCTGGAACCACACGCGCGCGACCCGGCACGCCTCCGCGACCGCTGCCCGGCGCACGGGGTCGCCCTCCACCCAGACCAGGAGGTCGGGCAGGTCGGGTGACTCCAGGCGCGGGCCCGCGGCGTGGTCCGGCACGAGCTGCACGTCAGCGCCGTCCGCGGCGAGGCCCGCGGTGATCCGCCGGGTGGCGTCGGCGCCGCCGACCACGAGGACGCGACGGCCCCGGACGTCGAGGGGGATCGTCACGGCTCACCCCTCCCGCACGGGGATCGAGGGGCCGGACAGCAGCACGGACCCGTCGCGCTCCTCCGGGAAGGCGGGCCGGCGCTGGCCGCGCTCCTCGACCCGGGCGAGCGACGGATCCGGCGTGGTCGGAGCGTTGACGAAGGAGCGGAAGCGGCGGAGGCGGTCGGGATCCGCGAGGGTCGCCGCCCACTCGTCCTCGTAGCCGTCGATCTGGCGCGCCATGGCCTCCTCCAGCTCCGCCGCGATCCCGAGCGCGTCCTCGACCACCACGCGGTGCACGTGCTCGAGGCCGCCCTCCAGCTCCTCCTGCCAGCGCGCCGTGCGCTGGAGCCGCTCGGCCGTGCGCACGTAGTACATGAGGTAGCGGTCGATGTACCGGATGAGGGTGTCGTCGTCGAGGTCCTTGGCGAGCAGCTGCCCGTGCGCGGGCGTGAAGCCGCCGTTGCCGCCGACGTAGAGGTTCCAGCCGGTCTCCGTCGCGATCACGCCGATGTCCTTGGCGCGCGCCTCCGCGCACTCGCGCGCGCAACCTGAGACGCCCATCTTGAACTTGTGCGGCGAGCGCACGCCGCGGTACCGGAGCTCCAGGTGCACGGCCATGGCGACCGCGTCCTGCACGCCGTAGCGGCACCAGGTGGATCCCACGCACGACTTCACGTTCCGCAGCGACTTCCCGTACGCCTGGCCGGACTCGAAGCCGGCGTCGACGAGGATCCGCCAGATGTCCGGCAGCTGCTCCAGCCGCGCGCCGAACATGTCGATGCGCTGGCCGCCCGTGATCTTCGTGTAGAGGTCGTACCGCTCGGCCACCTCCGCGATGACCTTGAGCTTCGCGGGCGTGATCTCGCCGCCCGGGATGCGCGGGACGACGGAGTAGGTGCCGTCCCTCTGCATGTTCGCGAGCGCCCGGTCGTTGGTGTCCTGCAGCGGGCCCTGGCCGGCATCGAGGATGTAGCCCTTGGTCTGGGTGGCGAGCACGGACGCGACCACCGGCTTGCAGACGTCGCAGCCGAGGCCGGAGCCCAGGCGCTCGAAGACCTGCGCGGCGGAGGTGAGGCCGAGGATCCGCACGGTCTCGAACAGCTCGCTGCGGCTGACGGCGAAGTGCTCGCACAGGGCGCGCGACACCTCGACGCCCGCTGCCTCGAGCTCGGTGTCGAGGATCTTCTTCACGAGCGGCACGCACGACCCGCACTGGGTGCCGGCGCGGCTGCACGCCTTGAGCGCGGCGAGCTCGGTGCAGCCGGGGGCGCCGTCGGCTCCGCGCACCGCGTCGCGGACGTCGCCCGCGCTCACGTCGTTGCAGGAGCAGACCTGCACGTCGTCGGGCAGGTCGGTGGCGCCGGGCGCCTCGCCGCCGGCGGCCGAGAGGTACGCGCCGGGCTCGGCGCCGAGCTCCCGGCCGAGCAGCGGGCGGAGCGCGCTGTAGGGCGCCGCGTCGCCGACGAAGACGCCGCCGAGGAGCGTCTTGGCGTCGTCGCTCATCACGATCTTCTGGTAGAGGCCGCGGGCCGGATCCGCGTACACGACCTCGAGCGCGCCCGGCGTGCGCCCGAGCGCGTCGCCGAAGGACGCGACCTCGACGCCGGAGAGCTTGAGCTTGGTGGCGTCATCGATGCCGGGGAACTCGGCCTCTCCGCCCGTGATCCGGTCGGCGACGGTCTCGGCCATGGCGTTCGCGGGCGCGACGAGGCCGACGCACACGCCGTCGACCGCCGCCACCTCGCCGATCGCCCACACGTGCGGCGCCGAGGTGCGGCACGCCTGGTCGATCGCGACCCCGCCGCGCGGGCCGATCGCGATCCCCGCATCCCGCGCGAGCTCGTCCCGCGGGGTGATCCCGATGGAGAAGACGACGACGTCGGCCGGGATGGAGCGCCCGTCGGGGAGAGCGACGCCGGTCACGCGGCCCGTCGGCGTCGTGATGATCCCCGTGGGCCGCATCCCCAGGTGGAGGTCGATGCCCTGGTCGTGGATGATGCGGCCGAGCGCCTGCCCGGCGCCCTCGTCGAGCTGCGACGACATGAGCCACCGTCCCGAGTGGACGACCGCCGAGCGGGCGCCGAGCGCGTGGACGCCGCCCGCGGCCTCGAGGCCGAGCAGCCCGCCGCCCACGGTGACGACGTTCGCGGGCCGACCGACGCGCGCGCGGACGTCCGCGACCTCGGCCACGAGGTCGGCGACGTCGGCGAGCGTGCGGTAGACGCGGCCCGCGTGCGCGTCCGCGATGGGCGGCACGGTGGCGCGGGATCCGGTCGCCAGCACGAGCTCGTCGTAGCCGAGGACCTCGCCGTCGTCGAGCGCGACCGTGCGGGCGTCCGGGTCGATGCGCGTCGCGAGCCGTCCGGGCCGGCAGTCGAGCGCGACGTGCCGCCAGAACGCGGCGTCGCCGAGCGTGAGGTCGACCTCGCCGGCGAGGCGCTTCGAGAGCTGCACGCGGTCGTAGGGGAGGTGCGGCTCGTCGCCGACGACGGTGACGCGGAGGCCGGGCGCCGCGGGGTCCATGCGCGCGACGAGCGACTCGGTGAGGCGGTGCGCCGCCGGTCCGCCGCCGATCACGACCACGTGGCGGAGGCCGTCCGGCCCCGCGGTCGGGGCGCTCGCGGACGATGCGGCGGCGTGCGGCTCGGGCGGCGTGGTCGCGGATGCGCTCATGACGGACCTCCTCGGGGTGTGCTCCCACGCTAGGCAGGTCCCGTTTCCGGGTCGTTGCCTCCATGTCACGTCGTGTGACGCGCGTCTCACGGCGACGCCGCGCGGCCGAGAGGTCTTCGTTACGCCGCCGTCACGGCCGCGGTCGGCGGCCGAAACACGGGCTCCCTAGCGTGGCCGTCACGAGGCCGATCCCGCGACGGGGATCGACCGCATCCGCCGCCCCACCGGGCGCCGCCCGCGAGGAGGACGCATGACGATGACGGACGCACCGACCGACGGCACCGCCCTCGGGACGGACGGCCCCTGGACACCGGTCTGCCGCCTCGACCAGCTCGAGCCGCTGTGGGGCGAGGCCGCCCTCGTCGACGGCGACCAGGTCGCGGTCGTCCGGCTCCCGGACGGCAGGGTGCGGGCGGTCGCCCACGCCGATCCCGCCACGGGCGCCTTCGTCATGGCGCGCGGCATCGTCGGATCCCGCGGCGACCGCACCACCCTCGCCTCACCCCTGCACAAGGCCGTCTTCGACCTCGACACGGGGGAGTGCCTCACCGACCCCGCGCTCCGGCTGCCCGTGTGGCGGAGCCGGGTGCGCGACGGCGTCGTCGAGGTCGCCCGGAGCGCGGCGCTCGTCGCGGCGTCGCACGGCACGTCGGATCCGGCCGGCCGTCGGGCGGTCGCCGGCCTCGTGCAGGCCGTGCGGGAGCGGCGCCCGGATCTCCGCGTCGAGGACGCCCACGTGGACGTGCAGCAGCCCGACGTCCCGGCCGCCATGGAGGGGCTCGCCGACGCGGATCGCGCCGTCGTGGTCGTGCCCCTCCTCCTCAGCGCCGGCTACCACGTGCACGTCGACCTCGCGGAGGCCGCCGCGGAGGCGGCGCCGCGGGAGGTGCGCGTCGCCGGGGCGCTGGGGCCGGATCCGCGGCTCGCCACGGTGCTCGCCCGGCGCCTCCGCGCGGCCGGCCTCGCGGACGGCGACCGCGTGGTGCTCGCCGCCGCGGGATCCAGCGACGCCGGGGCCGTCGCCGACTGCCACGCGGTCGGCGCGATGCTCGCCGCGGAGCTCGGCCGCGACGTGGCCGTGTCGTTCATCTCCGCCGCCCGGCCGCGCGTGCCCGCGGCGGTGACGGCCGAGCGGGAGGCGCACCCCGGATCCCGCGTCGTCGTCGCCACCTACCTGCTCGCGCCCGGCTACTTCGCGATGCTCGCCGCGCGCGCGGGCGGCGACGCCACGAGCGCGCCGCTCCTCGTCGACGGGGAGGCGCCGCCCGAGGAGCTCGTCGACATCGTCGTCGAGCTGCACGCGGAGGCCGCCGCCGCGCTGCGCTGACGGGCGGCCGCTCCCAGCGGGACCGCCGCCCTCCCCATCCCGTCCCGCCGCGATCCGCGCGGGGGCACCCCGTCGCGCCCGCGCGACCCGACCCGTCATGCACCGCCCACGACCAGGAGAACGCCATGACCGAACTGCTCCCCACCCGCGCCGACCCCGGGACGCCCGCCGCGCCGACCGCCGCACGGGCACCGCGCACGGTCGACGCGCACGGCGCCTCCGCCCCCGGCCTCACCTTCCGCGACGGCGCCGTGATCGACGGCTGGGACCCGGAGGACCCGGCGCAGTGGGCGGGCGGCGGCTCGCGCATCGCCGCGCGGAACCTGCGCTGGTCGATCCTCGCCGAGTTCCTCGGCTTCGTCGTCTGGCAGCTGTGGTCGATCGTCGTGGTGCAGCTCCCGGCCGCCGGCTTCGACCTCTCCACCGGCGAGGTCTTCTGGCTCATCTCGATGCCGAGCCTCGTGGGCGCGACCCTCCGCTTCCCCTACACGTTCATGGTGCCGCGCTTCGGAGGCCGCAACTGGACGGTCATCTCGGCGCTGCTGCTGCTCATCCCGACGATCGCCCTCGCCGTGTGCGTGGGAGACCCCGAGACGCCGTTCGGCGTGCTGCTGCTCGTCGCGGCGCTCGCGGGCTTCGGCGGCGGCAACTTCGCGAGCTCCATGTCGAACATCACCTTCTTCTACCCGCAGAGCCGCAAGGGCTGGGCGCTCGGCCTGAACGCCGCGGGCGGCAACCTCGGGGCGTCGGTGGCGCAGCTCGTCGTGCCGCTCGTGATCACGGTGGGCGCCGCGGCGACGCTCGACCTGCCGCTCGCCGGCTGGATCTGGGTGCCGCTCATCCTCGTCGCCGCGTTCGGCGCGTGGCGCCGCATGGACAACCTGTCCCATGCCAAGGCCGACGGGCGCGCGTCGCTCGCCGCGCTCACGGAGCCGCACCTGTGGATCCTCGCCTTCCTCTACATCGGCACGTTCGGCTCCTTCATCGGCTTCGCGGGCGTGTTCCCGAAGCTCATCTCCGACGAGTTCCCCGAGATGTCGACGTTCGCGGTGGGCTCGGCGACGCTGTCGCTGGCGTTCCTCGGCTCGCTCATGGGATCGCTCGCCCGGCCGCTCGGCGGACGCCTGGCCGACCGCCACGGCGGCGCGCTCATGACCATGTGCGCGTTCGTCGTCATGGCGCTCGCCGTGGTCGCGGTCATCGCGACCCTCCCGCTCGGCAGCTTCCCGCTCTTCCTGGCGCTCTTCCTCGTGCTGTTCACGGCGAGCGGCGTCGGCAACGGCGCGACCTACCGCATGATCCCCGCGGTCTTCGCGCTCCGTTCCGGCACGGCGCGTGCGGGCAGCTCCTCCGGCGACGTCGGCACGCAGCGGAAGACGGCGGCGGCGCTCGGCCTCGTCTCCGGGCTCGGTGCGTACGGCGGCTTCCTCATCCCGCAGGCGCTCAGCCTCTCGAAGACGGAGACGGGCGGGTACTCGACCGGCCTCGGCGGGTTCGTCGTCGCCTACGTCGTGATGCTCGCGGTGACCGGTCTCGTCTACCTGCGGGCCGGCGGGATCCGCCGCGGGACCGCCGCGGGCGCGCGCATCTGATGCGGGCGGCCGGCGAGGAGGACGCGGGTGCTGCTGCCGACGCCGATGCGGGCGTCCGCGGGCACTGCCCGTACTGCGCGCTGCAGTGCGCGATGACGATGACGATGACGCCGACGGAGGCGCCGACGCCGACGCCGACCGGTCCGGCGGGGCCGCCGCTCGCGGTGACCGGCCGCGACTTCCCCACCAACCGCGGCGGGCTCTGCCGGAAGGGCTGGACGAGCGCGGAGGTGCTCACGGCCGCGGGCCGGCTCGTGCATCCGCTCGTCCGGGACGCGTCCGGCGAGCTCGTCCCCGCGACCTGGGACCAGGCGCTCGACCTCGTCGCCGACCGCCTCCGCGACAGCCGCGCCCGCTTCGGCGCCGACTCGGTGGGCGTCTTCGGCGGCGGCGGCCTCACCAACGAGAAGGCGTACCAGCTCGGGAAGTTCGCGCGCGTCGCGCTCGGCACCTCCCGCATCGACTACAACGGCCGGTTCTGCATGTCGTCGGCCGCGGCCGCCGGGAACCGCGCGTTCGGCGTCGACCGCGGGCTGCCGTTCCCGGTGTCCGACCTCGACGGCGCGTCCACGATCCTCCTGCTCGGCTCCAACGTGGCAGCGACCATGCCGCCCTTCATCGGCCACCTCGGCGGGGCGCGCGCCGCGGGCGGGCTCGTCGTGGTGGATCCGCGGCGCTCGGCCACCGCGCAGCTCGCGGACGACGGGGGCGGGATCCACCTGCAGCCCGCGCCTGGCACCGACCTCGTGCTGCTGCTCGGGCTCCTCCACGTGGTGCTGGCCGAGGGGCTCGCGGATGAGGCGTACCTCGCCGCCCGCACCACCGGGATCGACGCCGTCCGGCGGAGCGCCAACGCCTGGTGGCCCGAGCGCGTGCAGCAGGTGACGGGCGTGCCCGTCGCCGAGCTGCGCCGGGTGGCGCGGCGGCTCGCGGACGGGCGCGGCACGTACATCCTCACGGGGCGCGGCGTCGAGCAGCACGTCGACGGCACCGACACGGCGACCGTCGCGATCGACCTGGCGCTGGTCCTCGGGCTGCCCGGCCGTCCGGGATCCGGCTACGGCACGCTCACCGGCCAGGGCAACGGCCAGGGCGGCCGCGAGCACGGGCAGAAGTGCGACCAGCTGCCCGGCTACCGGCGCATCGCCGACCCGGCCGCCCGCGCGCACGTCGCGGCGGTGTGGGGCATCGATCCGGCCGCCATCCCCGGCCCGGGCGTGCCCGCGGTCGAGCTCCTCGGCGAGCTGGGGGAGCCCGGCGGGATCCGCTGCCTCCTCGTGCACGGGTCGAACGTCGTCGTCTCCGCGCCCGACGTGGTTGCCGTCCGCCGCGGCCTCGCCCGGCTCGACCTCCTCGTGGTGTGCGACCTCGTGCTCTCCGAGACCGCGGCGCTCGCCGACGTCGTGCTTCCCGTCACGCAGTGGGCCGAGGAGGAGGGCACGACGACCTCGCTCGAGGGCCGCGTGATCCGCCGCCGCCGGGCCGTCGCCCCGCCGCCCGGGGTGCGCACGGAGCTGGAGGTGCTGGCCGAGCTGGCCCGGCGGCTCGACGCGCCCTCGACCTGGCCGACCGACCCCGCCGTCGTGTTCGACGAGCTCGCGCGCGCCTCCGCGGGCGGCGTCGCCGACTACTCCGGGCTCAGCCACGCGCTCCTCGACGACGACGCCGTGGAGGGCTTCTGGCCGTACCCGGCCGGATCCGCGGGCACGCCCCGCCTCTTCGTCGACCGTTTCGCGCACCCGGACGGGCGCGCGCGGCTCGTCGCGGTGACCCCGCGGGACGTCACGGCCCGGGATCCGGCGCCCGTCGGCGGCGCGCTCACGCTCGTCACCGGGCGGCTGCTCGAGCACTACCAGTCGGGCGCGCAGACCCGGCGCGTGCCGGAGCTGCAGGCGGCGCAGCCCGTGGCGCGGCTGCAGATCCACCCCTCGGCCGCCGCGCGGCTCGGCATCGAGCACGGGGCGCCGGTCGCGGTCGCGAACGCGCGCGGCGAGGTGCGGGCCGTCGCGGAGGTGACCGCGGGGATCCGGCACGACACGGTGTTCCTCCCGTTCCACTTCGCTGGCCCGGAGTGCGCGAACACGCTGACCGAGGCCGCGGTGGATCCCGTCTCCGCCATGCCCGAGTTCAAGCGCACGCCCGTGACCGTGCGCGCCCTCGTCGACGACGGGGGCGCCGCGCATGGGTGAGCGGTCGCGGGACCGGCCCGCGCGCGTGGTGGTCGTCGGCAACGGGCCCGTCGCGGCGCGCCTCGTCGAGGGTCTGCTGCCGGCCGTCCGCGCGGGCGCGCTGCGGGTGGCCGTGGTGGGCGCCGAGCATGACGACGCCTACAACCGCGTGCTGCTGGCGGAACACGCCGTCGGCCGCGCCGACCGTGGGCGGCTCGAGGTGAGCGACGCCGCGGGGGCGCGGGAGGCCGGGGTGCGGATCCTCCGGGGCTGCGCCGTCGTCGCGATCGACCGCGCGCGGCAGACCGTCGCGCTCGACGACGGCGGCGAGCTCGCATACGACCGGCTCGTGCTCGCCACGGGAGCCCGCGCCCACGTCCCGCCGATGGACGGCCTCGAGGACGCGCGCCGCGACCGCCGGGACCGGCCGCGCGACGCGGACGGCCTCGACCGGGGACGGCACCCCCTGCCCGCGGGCGTCGTCGCGCTGCGCGACCTGCGGGACGCCCGGCAGGTGCACGCCGCCGTGCGCTCCCGCCGCAGGATCGTCGTGCTCGGCGCGGGCGTCCTCGGGATGGAGCTCGCGCTCGCGGCCGCCGAGGAGGGGGCCGACGTCGTCGCCGTGCACCACGGGGAGATCCCCATGGCCCGCAACCTCGACCGGGGCGGCGGCCGGACGCTCGCGCTCGTGGCCGATGCGTGGGGGGTGGCGCTCGCCGCCCATGCCCGGGCGGAGGGCGTCCTGCTGCACGATCGCGGCACCGCCGACGCGCGGTTCCAGGCGCTCCTCCTCGCGGACGGCGGACGCGTCGACGGCGACCTGCTCGTGCTCTCCTGCGGCGTGACCGCGCGCGACGAGCTCGCCCAGGCGGCGGGTCTCGCGGTCGGCCGCGGCGTGCTCGTCGACGAGGACCTCCGCAGCTGGACCGACCCCGACGTCTTCGCCGTCGGCGACTGCGCGCACGTGGCCCCGCCTGCGTCGGCGCGCGCCGACGGATCCGTGCCGGGCGGCCCGTCCGGCCTCATCGGACCGGGCTGGCGGCAGGCGGATGCGCTCGCGGGCCTCCTCGCCGCGGAGGCGGAGGCCGAGCGGGGCCTGGTGCCCGGGTCCGCGGGCGGCGCGTCGCTCTCGGCGGCGCGCGCCGGCGGCGCCGCCGACGGACGCCCCCTCGTCGTGATGCTGAAGGCCGAGGGCGTCGACGTCGTCGCGGGCGGCGACGTGACCGCCGAGCCGTGGGACGATCCGCCGCGTCGCCGCCGTCCGGGGCGCGCGCACGCGGGCGCGTGCGGAACCGGGTCGCTCGTCGCCGGCTCCGGGATGGACCCCGGTGCGCCGGACGCCGTCGGCCCCTCCCCGCGCGAGGTCGCGGTGTGGAGCGACCCCGCGCGCGGCGCCTACGTCAAGACCGTGACCCGCGACGGGATCCTCGAGGGGTTCGTCTCCGTCGGCATGCCGCGCGCGGGCGCGGAGCTGACGCTCCTCTACGAGCGCGGCGGCGAGCTGCCGGCCGACCGCTCCGTGCTGCTGCGCCTCGACGCGGACGACGCGGGCGCGCCCGCGACGTCCGATCCGCTCGCCCCCGACGTCACGGTCTGCTGGTGCAACGGGGTCACCGTCGGCGCGATCACGGCGGCGGCCGGCGACGGCGCGGCGACGGTGGCCGAGGTGGGCGCGTGCACGCGCGCCGGGACCGGCTGCGGGACCTGCCGCGGGCGGATCCAGGAGGTGCTGCAGGCCGCAGGCGCGGCCGCGGGGGCGGCGGTCGGCTAGAGCACGAGCGCCCGCACCGTCTCGCCGGACCGGATCCCGGTCGGCGGCACCACCGCGAGGGCGTCGGCGGACGCGAGGCCGCGGAGCATGCCGGGCCCCTGGCCGCCGAGGGGCGCGAGCCGCCCGTGGGCGTCGAGGGCGCACGCGACGAGCCGGGTCGCGAATCCGCCGCCGGGCAGGTCGTCGCCCGCGACGAGGAGCGGCAGGGGCGGCACCGGCGCACCGTCGCGCCCTGCCGCGAGCGGGGGGAGCAGGGACACGAGGCACGCGACCGCAGCCATCGGGTTGCCCGGCAGGCACAGCACGACGCGGCCGTCGGGCAGCTCCGCCAGCATCACCGGATGGCCGGGGCGCATCCGCACGCCGTCGACCACGAGGCGGGCGTGCAGGCCGTCGAGCGCCGCGCGCAGGTGGTCCGCGGGTCCGCGGGCGCTGGATCCGGTGGTGATCACGAGGGGCGCGGTCGTCGCGGCGAGGGCCAGGCGGGTGGCGCGGAGGTCGTCGCCGACGCGCACCGCGGATCCGACGGCGACGCCGTGCGCCGCGAGGAGGCCGGGCAGCGCGGGGCCGATGGCGTCCCGGACGCGGCCCGGTGCCGGGACGCCGTGCGCCTGGATCTCGTCGCCGAGGTGCAGGAGGTCGGCCGCGTCGGCGTCCCGCACGTCGACGCGGTCGTATCCAGCGGCGGCGGCGTGCCCGAGGCGGACGGCGGTGAGGCGGGTGCCGGCCGCGACGAGCACGCTCCCGCGGGTCGCCTCCTCGCCCGCCGGCCGGATGTCGGCGCCGGGCCGGACGGCGGACGCGGGGGCGAGCGCGCCGCGACGGAGGACGCCGTCGACCACCTCGCCGTGCTCGCTCCGGAGGATCCCTGCGCTCGCGGGCGGGACGGGCCCGCCGGTCGCGATCGGCCGGGCGTCGTCGGGTCCGAGCGGGGTGCGGGCGGGGGCGTCGCCCGTGCGCACGGGCGCGCCCACCCGCCAGGGGCCGGCGTCCGCGGATCCGACGGCCCAGCCGTCCATCGCGGAGACGGCCACCTGCGGCAGGTCGATCCGCGCGTGCAGGTCGTGCGCGAGGACCCGGCCGAGCGCGGCGTCGAGCGGCACGGACGCCGTGGCGCGGGCGAGCCGCGCGCGCATCCGCTCGCCGAGGCGCCGGGCCGATGCGCGCGCGTCGTCCCAGGAGGCGTCCCGCGCCGAGGGCGCGGGACCGGTGATCCCGGTGGCGGCGTCCTCGGTGCCGGCGGACTCGACGGGGTCCCCGTCGACCTCCGGGGGACGTGCCGCGACGCGCCCGCGGGTGCCGTCGCCGACGCGGGTCACGCGGGCCCGCCGAGGTCGGAGTCCGCGGGCGGGCGTCGTCCGTCGGCGCGGAGCAGGTCCGCTCCGCCCCGGGACCGGCCGTCCGCGTCGAGCGGTCCGACGGGATCGCGCAGGTGCGCGATCTCCGCCGTGATGTCGGCGGCGAGCCGACGCGCGTCGTCGGCCCCGCCGCCCGCACGGCCCACCGCGAGGCCGAGGAGGTAGGTCGTGAGCGGGGCCGCCGGGCGGGCGACCCCGTGGGCCGCGTCGCGCGCCAGGTCGAGGACGAGGGACACGTCGACCTCGTGCGCGGGGAGCTCGAGCAGCGCCGCCACGCGGTCGACCCAGCGGTCGAGGAGCGCCGGATCCTGAGGCCGGCTCGCGGGGGAGGCGGGTGCGCCCGCGGCCGAGGGGAGTGCGGTGTCGTCAGCGGCCATGGGCGGGGATCCTGTCGTCGAGGAGGCGGAGCCCGTGACGCCGGGCGTCGGCGGGGCTGTCGACGTCGGCGCAGAGCCGGGCGTCGAGGTCGGCGTGCGCGACGGTTGCCGGGCCGAGGGCCTGGAGGACCGCGCGCAGGGACGCGCCCGGCAGGCCACCCGCGCGGTCGACCGCGTCGAGCGCGTCGATGAGCGGCGCCGCGCGGTACAGGGCGAGGAGCGGCTGGGCGCGGCCGTCGGGATCGCGGGCGACGACGGCGTCGTGCCGCGCGGCCGCGGCGCCGTGGCGGAGCGGGAGGAGGGCACGCACCGCGTCCGGCGCGTGGGCGAGGTCGGCGGCGAGCACGAGGATCCAGGCCGGACCCGTCCCGCCGGGCTCCGTCGCGGCACCGAGGTCGAGGGCCCGCACGCCCGCCCCGAGCGCCGCCGCGGGACCGCCGTGCGCGGGTCGCTCGTCCACGAGCACGGCCGGTGCGAGGACGTCGCGGTGCGCGGAGGGCACCCCGCCCGGGCGGG
It encodes the following:
- a CDS encoding molybdopterin molybdotransferase MoeA, with the translated sequence MTRVGDGTRGRVAARPPEVDGDPVESAGTEDAATGITGPAPSARDASWDDARASARRLGERMRARLARATASVPLDAALGRVLAHDLHARIDLPQVAVSAMDGWAVGSADAGPWRVGAPVRTGDAPARTPLGPDDARPIATGGPVPPASAGILRSEHGEVVDGVLRRGALAPASAVRPGADIRPAGEEATRGSVLVAAGTRLTAVRLGHAAAAGYDRVDVRDADAADLLHLGDEIQAHGVPAPGRVRDAIGPALPGLLAAHGVAVGSAVRVGDDLRATRLALAATTAPLVITTGSSARGPADHLRAALDGLHARLVVDGVRMRPGHPVMLAELPDGRVVLCLPGNPMAAVACLVSLLPPLAAGRDGAPVPPLPLLVAGDDLPGGGFATRLVACALDAHGRLAPLGGQGPGMLRGLASADALAVVPPTGIRSGETVRALVL
- a CDS encoding FAD-dependent oxidoreductase, coding for MGERSRDRPARVVVVGNGPVAARLVEGLLPAVRAGALRVAVVGAEHDDAYNRVLLAEHAVGRADRGRLEVSDAAGAREAGVRILRGCAVVAIDRARQTVALDDGGELAYDRLVLATGARAHVPPMDGLEDARRDRRDRPRDADGLDRGRHPLPAGVVALRDLRDARQVHAAVRSRRRIVVLGAGVLGMELALAAAEEGADVVAVHHGEIPMARNLDRGGGRTLALVADAWGVALAAHARAEGVLLHDRGTADARFQALLLADGGRVDGDLLVLSCGVTARDELAQAAGLAVGRGVLVDEDLRSWTDPDVFAVGDCAHVAPPASARADGSVPGGPSGLIGPGWRQADALAGLLAAEAEAERGLVPGSAGGASLSAARAGGAADGRPLVVMLKAEGVDVVAGGDVTAEPWDDPPRRRRPGRAHAGACGTGSLVAGSGMDPGAPDAVGPSPREVAVWSDPARGAYVKTVTRDGILEGFVSVGMPRAGAELTLLYERGGELPADRSVLLRLDADDAGAPATSDPLAPDVTVCWCNGVTVGAITAAAGDGAATVAEVGACTRAGTGCGTCRGRIQEVLQAAGAAAGAAVG
- the nirD gene encoding nitrite reductase small subunit NirD, whose translation is MTMTDAPTDGTALGTDGPWTPVCRLDQLEPLWGEAALVDGDQVAVVRLPDGRVRAVAHADPATGAFVMARGIVGSRGDRTTLASPLHKAVFDLDTGECLTDPALRLPVWRSRVRDGVVEVARSAALVAASHGTSDPAGRRAVAGLVQAVRERRPDLRVEDAHVDVQQPDVPAAMEGLADADRAVVVVPLLLSAGYHVHVDLAEAAAEAAPREVRVAGALGPDPRLATVLARRLRAAGLADGDRVVLAAAGSSDAGAVADCHAVGAMLAAELGRDVAVSFISAARPRVPAAVTAEREAHPGSRVVVATYLLAPGYFAMLAARAGGDATSAPLLVDGEAPPEELVDIVVELHAEAAAALR
- the nirB gene encoding nitrite reductase large subunit NirB, giving the protein MSASATTPPEPHAAASSASAPTAGPDGLRHVVVIGGGPAAHRLTESLVARMDPAAPGLRVTVVGDEPHLPYDRVQLSKRLAGEVDLTLGDAAFWRHVALDCRPGRLATRIDPDARTVALDDGEVLGYDELVLATGSRATVPPIADAHAGRVYRTLADVADLVAEVADVRARVGRPANVVTVGGGLLGLEAAGGVHALGARSAVVHSGRWLMSSQLDEGAGQALGRIIHDQGIDLHLGMRPTGIITTPTGRVTGVALPDGRSIPADVVVFSIGITPRDELARDAGIAIGPRGGVAIDQACRTSAPHVWAIGEVAAVDGVCVGLVAPANAMAETVADRITGGEAEFPGIDDATKLKLSGVEVASFGDALGRTPGALEVVYADPARGLYQKIVMSDDAKTLLGGVFVGDAAPYSALRPLLGRELGAEPGAYLSAAGGEAPGATDLPDDVQVCSCNDVSAGDVRDAVRGADGAPGCTELAALKACSRAGTQCGSCVPLVKKILDTELEAAGVEVSRALCEHFAVSRSELFETVRILGLTSAAQVFERLGSGLGCDVCKPVVASVLATQTKGYILDAGQGPLQDTNDRALANMQRDGTYSVVPRIPGGEITPAKLKVIAEVAERYDLYTKITGGQRIDMFGARLEQLPDIWRILVDAGFESGQAYGKSLRNVKSCVGSTWCRYGVQDAVAMAVHLELRYRGVRSPHKFKMGVSGCARECAEARAKDIGVIATETGWNLYVGGNGGFTPAHGQLLAKDLDDDTLIRYIDRYLMYYVRTAERLQRTARWQEELEGGLEHVHRVVVEDALGIAAELEEAMARQIDGYEDEWAATLADPDRLRRFRSFVNAPTTPDPSLARVEERGQRRPAFPEERDGSVLLSGPSIPVREG
- a CDS encoding molybdopterin oxidoreductase family protein, giving the protein MTMTMTPTEAPTPTPTGPAGPPLAVTGRDFPTNRGGLCRKGWTSAEVLTAAGRLVHPLVRDASGELVPATWDQALDLVADRLRDSRARFGADSVGVFGGGGLTNEKAYQLGKFARVALGTSRIDYNGRFCMSSAAAAGNRAFGVDRGLPFPVSDLDGASTILLLGSNVAATMPPFIGHLGGARAAGGLVVVDPRRSATAQLADDGGGIHLQPAPGTDLVLLLGLLHVVLAEGLADEAYLAARTTGIDAVRRSANAWWPERVQQVTGVPVAELRRVARRLADGRGTYILTGRGVEQHVDGTDTATVAIDLALVLGLPGRPGSGYGTLTGQGNGQGGREHGQKCDQLPGYRRIADPAARAHVAAVWGIDPAAIPGPGVPAVELLGELGEPGGIRCLLVHGSNVVVSAPDVVAVRRGLARLDLLVVCDLVLSETAALADVVLPVTQWAEEEGTTTSLEGRVIRRRRAVAPPPGVRTELEVLAELARRLDAPSTWPTDPAVVFDELARASAGGVADYSGLSHALLDDDAVEGFWPYPAGSAGTPRLFVDRFAHPDGRARLVAVTPRDVTARDPAPVGGALTLVTGRLLEHYQSGAQTRRVPELQAAQPVARLQIHPSAAARLGIEHGAPVAVANARGEVRAVAEVTAGIRHDTVFLPFHFAGPECANTLTEAAVDPVSAMPEFKRTPVTVRALVDDGGAAHG
- a CDS encoding MFS transporter, coding for MTELLPTRADPGTPAAPTAARAPRTVDAHGASAPGLTFRDGAVIDGWDPEDPAQWAGGGSRIAARNLRWSILAEFLGFVVWQLWSIVVVQLPAAGFDLSTGEVFWLISMPSLVGATLRFPYTFMVPRFGGRNWTVISALLLLIPTIALAVCVGDPETPFGVLLLVAALAGFGGGNFASSMSNITFFYPQSRKGWALGLNAAGGNLGASVAQLVVPLVITVGAAATLDLPLAGWIWVPLILVAAFGAWRRMDNLSHAKADGRASLAALTEPHLWILAFLYIGTFGSFIGFAGVFPKLISDEFPEMSTFAVGSATLSLAFLGSLMGSLARPLGGRLADRHGGALMTMCAFVVMALAVVAVIATLPLGSFPLFLALFLVLFTASGVGNGATYRMIPAVFALRSGTARAGSSSGDVGTQRKTAAALGLVSGLGAYGGFLIPQALSLSKTETGGYSTGLGGFVVAYVVMLAVTGLVYLRAGGIRRGTAAGARI